A window of the Gordonia humi genome harbors these coding sequences:
- the sufB gene encoding Fe-S cluster assembly protein SufB, producing the protein MTVTDPATPQLSQEETIASFDRYGYGWSDSDDAGASAKRGLSEDVVRDISAKKNEPEWMLEQRLKALRIFDRQPMPSWGGDLSGIDFDNIKYFVRSTEKQAESWEELPEDIKNTYDKLGIPEAEKQRLVAGVAAQYESEVVYHQIREDLEEKGVIFLDTDSGLREHPEIFEEYFGSVIPAGDNKFSSLNSAVWSGGSFIYVPPGVHVDIPLQAYFRINTENMGQFERTLIIVDEDAYVHYVEGCTAPIYKSDSLHSAVVEIIVKKGGRCRYTTIQNWSNNVYNLVTKRAKAEAGATMEWVDGNIGSKVTMKYPAVWLTGEHAKGEVLSVAFAGEGQHQDTGSKMVHLAPHTSSNIVSKSVARGGGRSSYRGLIKVNPGAHGSRSTVQCDALLVDQISRSDTYPYVDIREDDVTMGHEATVSKVSDDQLFYLMSRGLTEEEAMAMVVRGFVEPIAKELPMEYALELNRLIELQMEGSVG; encoded by the coding sequence ATGACGGTCACCGATCCCGCCACTCCGCAGCTGTCCCAGGAAGAGACCATCGCTTCCTTCGACCGCTACGGCTACGGCTGGTCCGACAGCGACGATGCAGGCGCGTCCGCCAAGCGCGGCCTGTCCGAGGATGTCGTCCGCGACATCTCGGCCAAGAAGAACGAGCCCGAGTGGATGCTCGAACAGCGGCTCAAGGCACTGCGCATCTTCGATCGGCAGCCGATGCCGAGTTGGGGCGGCGACCTGTCGGGCATCGACTTCGACAACATCAAGTACTTCGTGCGCTCCACCGAGAAGCAGGCCGAGAGCTGGGAAGAGCTTCCCGAGGACATCAAGAACACCTACGACAAGCTCGGCATCCCCGAGGCGGAGAAGCAGCGTCTCGTCGCCGGTGTCGCCGCGCAGTACGAGTCGGAGGTCGTCTACCACCAGATCCGTGAGGACCTGGAGGAGAAGGGCGTCATCTTCCTCGACACCGACAGCGGTCTGCGCGAGCACCCGGAGATCTTCGAGGAGTACTTCGGCAGCGTCATCCCCGCGGGCGACAACAAGTTCTCGTCGCTGAACTCGGCCGTCTGGTCGGGCGGTTCGTTCATCTACGTCCCGCCGGGCGTGCACGTCGACATCCCGCTGCAGGCGTACTTCCGCATCAACACCGAGAACATGGGGCAGTTCGAGCGGACCCTGATCATCGTCGACGAGGACGCGTACGTCCACTACGTCGAGGGCTGCACCGCACCGATCTACAAGTCCGACTCGCTGCACTCCGCGGTGGTCGAGATCATCGTGAAGAAGGGCGGCCGCTGCCGCTACACGACCATTCAGAACTGGTCGAACAACGTCTACAACCTGGTCACCAAGCGTGCCAAGGCCGAAGCGGGCGCCACCATGGAGTGGGTCGACGGCAACATCGGCTCCAAGGTCACCATGAAGTACCCGGCCGTGTGGCTCACCGGAGAGCACGCCAAGGGCGAGGTCCTCTCGGTCGCGTTCGCGGGCGAGGGCCAGCACCAGGACACCGGCTCCAAGATGGTGCACCTGGCGCCGCACACCTCGAGCAACATCGTCTCCAAGTCGGTGGCGCGCGGCGGCGGCCGCTCGTCGTATCGCGGTCTGATCAAGGTCAACCCGGGCGCGCACGGCAGCCGTTCGACGGTGCAGTGCGATGCGCTGCTCGTCGACCAGATCAGCCGCAGCGACACCTATCCGTACGTCGACATCCGCGAGGACGACGTCACGATGGGCCACGAGGCGACGGTCTCCAAGGTCAGCGACGACCAGTTGTTCTACCTGATGAGCCGCGGCCTCACCGAAGAGGAGGCCATGGCCATGGTGGTGCGCGGCTTCGTCGAGCCGATCGCCAAGGAGCTGCCGATGGAGTACGCGCTCGAACTCAACCGGCTCATCGAACTGCAGATGGAAGGATCGGTCGGCTGA
- the mptB gene encoding polyprenol phosphomannose-dependent alpha 1,6 mannosyltransferase MptB, whose product MRRGLDYLGVARPTVDRDIDRTGEYGSSLARMHDDEPEVGPLNALETARLRRIQLFGTTGSVLILIGSLGTGMLPVLQNPIVGTRILSLPSRMYSTALTVSIGGMMTLVLAWLLLARFTIGRFGVEVAEGRSPARRMSRSQLYQTMVMWTVPLIIAPPILSKDVYSYLAQSAIAYRGMDPYTYSPMRGLGVDHPLTLSVPNLWKDTPAPYGPLFLWLGEHITAITGDNITVAVLLHRVIALCGVAMIVWALPRLARRCGVSSVAALWLGALNPLVILHLIGGVHNEALMLGMMLVGMEWCFHAIDSADPLRSRDRPLPSRTGWILLAGVAIIAASSMVKVSSILALGFIGIHLARRWGATLPALRNAPIRRWWERSKTSFVAVVKSAALMSAVTIVVIVGVCAGTGLGFGWTGTLTTGGIVRSWMSMPTLLGVVSGRIGLWLGLGEQTQAILDVARPIGQLVAAVLVVRWLLACLSGRVHPLGALGIAMTTFVVFFPFVQAWYLLWAIIPLAAWATTRWFRVGTVVISAVMSVVVMPTSSDTPPLVVAQGLATGIVMVAVMAMVFFSGSPLRLRIARRHRSRTR is encoded by the coding sequence ATGCGCCGCGGACTCGACTACCTCGGCGTGGCTCGCCCCACCGTCGATCGTGACATCGACCGCACCGGCGAATACGGCAGTTCCCTGGCCCGGATGCACGACGACGAGCCGGAGGTCGGCCCGCTCAACGCGCTCGAGACCGCGAGGCTGCGTCGTATCCAGCTGTTCGGAACCACCGGATCGGTCCTGATCCTGATCGGCTCGCTGGGCACCGGCATGCTCCCCGTCCTGCAGAATCCGATCGTCGGCACCCGGATCCTGTCGCTGCCCTCGCGGATGTACTCGACCGCGCTGACGGTCTCCATCGGCGGGATGATGACGCTGGTCCTCGCGTGGCTCCTGCTGGCCAGGTTCACCATCGGCCGCTTCGGCGTCGAGGTGGCGGAGGGACGCAGTCCGGCGCGCCGGATGTCGCGGAGCCAGCTCTATCAGACGATGGTCATGTGGACGGTTCCGCTGATCATCGCCCCGCCGATCCTGAGCAAGGACGTCTACTCGTACCTCGCCCAGAGCGCCATCGCCTATCGCGGGATGGACCCGTACACCTACAGCCCGATGCGCGGACTCGGCGTCGACCATCCGCTGACCCTGTCGGTACCGAACCTGTGGAAGGACACGCCGGCGCCGTACGGCCCGCTGTTCCTGTGGCTCGGCGAGCACATCACGGCGATCACCGGGGACAACATCACCGTCGCCGTGCTGCTGCACCGGGTGATCGCACTCTGCGGTGTCGCGATGATCGTCTGGGCGCTCCCCCGCCTCGCGCGCCGGTGCGGCGTGTCGAGCGTGGCCGCACTCTGGCTCGGTGCCCTCAACCCGCTGGTGATCCTGCATCTGATCGGCGGCGTCCACAACGAGGCCCTCATGCTCGGCATGATGCTGGTCGGCATGGAGTGGTGCTTCCACGCGATCGACTCGGCCGACCCGCTGCGCAGTCGCGATCGGCCGCTGCCGTCCAGAACCGGCTGGATCCTGCTCGCGGGCGTCGCGATCATCGCGGCGTCGTCGATGGTCAAGGTGTCCTCGATTCTGGCTCTCGGCTTCATCGGCATCCATCTCGCTCGACGGTGGGGCGCCACGCTTCCCGCCTTGCGCAACGCGCCGATACGACGGTGGTGGGAGCGGTCGAAGACCTCGTTCGTGGCCGTGGTGAAGTCGGCCGCGCTCATGTCGGCCGTGACGATCGTGGTGATCGTCGGCGTCTGCGCCGGAACGGGCCTCGGATTCGGATGGACGGGCACCCTGACTACCGGCGGCATCGTCCGCTCGTGGATGTCGATGCCGACCCTGCTCGGCGTCGTCTCGGGCCGGATCGGACTGTGGCTCGGTCTCGGCGAACAGACGCAGGCGATCCTCGACGTCGCACGACCCATCGGCCAACTGGTCGCGGCCGTGCTCGTGGTGCGCTGGCTGCTGGCCTGCCTGTCCGGGCGGGTGCACCCGCTCGGCGCGCTGGGCATCGCCATGACGACGTTCGTCGTCTTCTTCCCCTTCGTTCAGGCCTGGTATCTGCTGTGGGCGATCATCCCGCTCGCGGCCTGGGCCACCACCCGCTGGTTCCGCGTCGGCACCGTCGTGATCTCGGCCGTCATGTCGGTGGTCGTGATGCCGACCAGTTCGGACACTCCGCCGCTCGTCGTCGCCCAAGGCCTGGCGACCGGGATCGTCATGGTCGCGGTGATGGCGATGGTCTTCTTC
- a CDS encoding helix-turn-helix transcriptional regulator produces MTDSKRLLWQQHAEGSGPDGQTRAAVVSLLVDEGPMTASDIAERLGISPAGVRRHLDNLTDGGDVELAPAGFHKGGRGRPAKWFQLTPAGRGKLRHAYDDLAGAAIRSLRDVAGQAAVEKFARERVSGLVADVEPVAQSGSVIATVEQIANALTGAGYSADIREVGAGVQMCQHHCPVAHVAAEFPELCEAETAVFTELLGTHVQRLATIANGDCVCSTHVPVVSARPASHESGTELEKKATPQPAVADTPDGKVPR; encoded by the coding sequence ATGACCGATTCGAAACGGCTGCTGTGGCAACAGCATGCGGAAGGGTCTGGCCCCGACGGCCAGACTCGGGCCGCCGTCGTGTCGTTGCTGGTCGACGAGGGGCCGATGACGGCGAGCGACATCGCCGAACGGCTGGGCATCAGCCCGGCGGGCGTCCGACGTCACCTCGACAACCTCACCGACGGCGGCGACGTCGAACTGGCTCCCGCCGGTTTCCACAAGGGCGGCCGCGGCCGCCCCGCCAAATGGTTCCAGTTGACTCCGGCCGGCCGCGGCAAGCTCCGACACGCGTACGACGATCTCGCCGGTGCGGCGATCCGGTCGCTGCGCGACGTCGCCGGACAGGCCGCTGTCGAGAAGTTCGCTCGTGAGCGCGTCTCCGGACTCGTCGCCGACGTGGAACCGGTCGCGCAGTCCGGATCGGTCATCGCGACCGTGGAGCAGATCGCGAACGCGCTCACCGGTGCCGGCTACTCGGCCGACATCCGCGAAGTCGGTGCGGGCGTCCAGATGTGCCAGCACCACTGCCCGGTGGCTCACGTCGCCGCCGAGTTCCCCGAACTGTGCGAAGCCGAGACCGCGGTGTTCACCGAACTCCTCGGCACGCATGTGCAACGGCTCGCCACGATCGCCAACGGCGACTGCGTGTGCAGCACCCATGTCCCGGTCGTTTCGGCGCGTCCCGCGTCGCACGAATCAGGCACCGAGCTCGAGAAGAAGGCGACGCCGCAGCCCGCCGTCGCCGACACCCCCGATGGAAAGGTCCCCCGATGA
- the sufD gene encoding Fe-S cluster assembly protein SufD: MADTTAAKDVVDAGSPASGSGVTVNKGELFSAFDVEAFEVPGSREEAWRFTPFRRLRGLHNGTAPSTAVVDYEFDGVTDGVSVELVERGDERLGQGGVPFDRIAAQAFSSFDKARILTVARDAQIADPITVTLDGPGEGEVAYTHLQIRTEPFSKAVVVLDQRGSGTIGENVEFVVGDRSHLTVVNVHDWADDAVHVTAHHVSVGRDAAIRHFAVSLGGDLVRLSPHVQYRGPGGDAEMWGLYFADAGQHLEQRLLVDHSAPHCRSHVTYKGALQGDTSGDKRGEAHTVWIGDVLIRPEAEGTDTYELNRNLVLTDNARADSVPNLEIETGEIVGAGHASATGRFDDEQLFYLCSRGIPEDVARRLVIRGFFGEVLAKISVPELRERLEAAIEAELETAGA, from the coding sequence ATGGCGGACACCACCGCTGCCAAGGACGTCGTCGACGCGGGGAGCCCCGCGAGCGGGTCCGGCGTGACAGTCAACAAGGGCGAGCTGTTCAGTGCGTTCGACGTCGAGGCGTTCGAGGTGCCCGGCTCGCGCGAGGAGGCGTGGCGGTTCACCCCGTTCCGTCGTCTTCGCGGCCTGCACAACGGGACCGCTCCGTCCACTGCGGTCGTCGACTACGAGTTCGACGGTGTCACCGACGGTGTGAGCGTCGAACTGGTCGAGCGCGGCGACGAACGACTGGGACAGGGCGGTGTGCCGTTCGACCGCATCGCGGCCCAGGCCTTCTCGTCGTTCGACAAGGCCCGGATCCTGACCGTCGCCCGCGACGCGCAGATCGCCGACCCGATCACCGTGACCCTCGACGGTCCCGGCGAGGGCGAGGTCGCCTACACGCACCTGCAGATCCGCACTGAGCCGTTCAGCAAGGCCGTCGTGGTCCTCGACCAGCGCGGCAGCGGCACGATCGGCGAGAACGTGGAGTTCGTCGTCGGCGACCGCTCGCACCTGACCGTCGTCAACGTCCACGACTGGGCCGACGACGCCGTCCACGTCACCGCGCACCACGTGTCCGTGGGACGCGATGCGGCGATCCGCCACTTCGCGGTGAGCCTCGGCGGCGACCTGGTCCGCCTGTCCCCGCACGTGCAGTACCGGGGGCCCGGCGGAGACGCCGAGATGTGGGGTCTGTACTTCGCCGACGCGGGTCAGCACCTGGAGCAGCGTCTGCTCGTCGACCACTCGGCGCCGCACTGCCGTTCGCACGTCACCTACAAGGGCGCCCTGCAGGGCGACACCTCCGGTGACAAGCGCGGCGAGGCGCACACGGTGTGGATCGGCGACGTGCTGATCCGTCCGGAGGCCGAGGGCACCGACACCTACGAGCTCAACCGCAACCTGGTGCTCACCGACAACGCGCGCGCCGACTCGGTGCCGAACCTGGAGATCGAGACCGGCGAGATCGTCGGAGCGGGCCACGCCAGCGCCACCGGTCGCTTCGACGACGAGCAGCTGTTCTACCTGTGCTCGCGCGGCATCCCCGAGGACGTCGCCCGCCGCCTGGTGATCCGCGGCTTCTTCGGCGAGGTCCTGGCCAAGATCTCCGTGCCCGAGCTCCGTGAACGACTCGAGGCGGCCATCGAGGCCGAACTCGAGACCGCGGGCGCCTGA